The Mesotoga infera genome contains the following window.
ATGCGATCCATATCGTCTTCGCCCTTGCGTTCTTTCTTATAATTTCGTGAGTTTTCCTCTTCAAGCCCGCTGACAGTTCTAGAATCGCCTTCTTGTTCTTGTACTTCATCCTGTAGAAATCAACGATGGAAAGAATCGCAAGCGCTCCGGTGAAGATAGCCATAGCCGGATAGAATATGAACTGGAAAATCCTGGAAATACTCTCGATATAACCCACGGCTCCGAGAAGCCCGGTTCCCATCAAGAGATAAGCTGCAAATATACCTATGGCAAAAAAGAGACCCGACACGAGGATCTCGTTTCTTCCCCGTCCAACGTAGTACAAATATGAAACAAGAAAAATCAGTACAACAAAAGCACATGGGTTTATTCCGTCAATCAAGCCCGCTCCCAGTACTACAAGGAAACCAAACTGTTCGTACCTATCGGTAAGTCTTTGGCCTACATCTTCGCTCAGAGCACCTATCTCGCCTAGCTTTGCCTCTCTTTCTTCTTGAGAGTAATTCTCCATGCTTTCAAGCAAGGCTCCCGGTTCAAGATTTGATGGAGTAAAGGCAGCCTTCCCAATGAAAATCATCGGATAGAGGTCGTACTCACTTTCATCGATTCCATAAACCATCGCGTACTTCAACTTCAGTTCCTGATTCTCGGATTCGCTCAACATAAACTTGTTCAGAACGACTTCATCCTCAATTTCGTACTTCAGGCTCTCGATCACCATCTCGGCTTCTAAACATTCCTGACAGGTTGAGACTCCAAAGAAATCGATCACAACAACTGCATTGAGAGCTCCCGCTAAGAGCACCAAGAAGAGAACTACTAAGTACTTCTTCATAAACACTCCCCTAATCTCTTAATCTCAGTCTGTCCCAAGAGTCTCGTCAAAGCTATAGAAGGTCTCGTCCCAATAATCGAGCGGGCAGATCTCTTCCTCCGAATCAAAGACATTCCCCGATCCCAGCACAGTTCCTTTGAAAGTCGTTCCTCCGCATCCGCAGTCAGTGCAGTTCTTTAAGTAGAGATCAAGTCCATGTCTCGTATTCGCGTAAAAAACATTATCGGTAAGAGTCGCCGTAGAAGTTATATTGGCCAGCACCCCGTTATCCACGTTTCCCGTTATCTTGTTCTCGATGAGAGATCCCGTTGACGTGCCGCTTAGAGAGACTCCGACCGTGTTTCTATTGAAGGTGCTGTTCTTGACTATATAGTTCAAACCGTTAGAGAAATTCACACCGGTTCCAGTTCTTTCAATGACGGTATTTTCTACTATCAATGTTGCTTCACCGTACGCATATATTCCTACAAGCCTAGTGCTAAGATATTCGTCGTTGCCGACACCCATAAGACTCGCAATATACGAGTCTGCAACTCTGAGCGTCCTGCCGTCCCCGCTGAAAGAAATTCCAAATCTTCCCCCGGCAATATTGCAGTTAATTACCTGACCAGAGGATCTAGAGAAATTTATCACCGAGCCCCCAGATTGGAAAGAGACACTATCTACGACAAAATCCTCGACACCCCTAACAAAGAGCACCGGAGAAGATTCGCTCTCAGCTACCAGAGTAACCTCTTCCCTTGAAGAGCCAATAATGGCTATGCTCTTGCTTACAGTAACATTTTCTCGATACACTCCGGGAAGTATCTTGACTGTATCGCCCTCTTTTGCCGCGTCAACTGCTTCTTGAATCGTGGCATACTGTCCCATCGCTCCAACGGTCAGCACTCCTTCGGCCACATCTGGTGCCTTAACGATGCTTATCTCAAAGGACTCCTGTGTTGAAGCTCCCTTTGAATCAACTACTCTTATTAAAGCGGTAATTGCTTCCTCGGTATAACTTCCCGCTTCATAAGTGAAGATTCCGGAACTTAAGTCAGAATTCACTGGTTCAATGACCTCGAAGCTTAGTTCATCACCGTCAGGATCGCTCGCAAACTGTTTCAGGTCGATTACCAGTGCTCTATGCTCCTGAACAATCTGGTCGCCTATTTTCATTACCGGCGCAGAATTTGTAGCTTTGACATCTACAACGAAGGCTGTCTCGCTTGTATTACCGTTGCTATCTGAAGAGACTATCTTCAGTTTGTTGCTTCCCGAGTCGACATATCTCGGCTGAATTAAAAGGACTCCATCTTCTATCC
Protein-coding sequences here:
- a CDS encoding cytochrome C biogenesis protein CcdA, whose translation is MKKYLVVLFLVLLAGALNAVVVIDFFGVSTCQECLEAEMVIESLKYEIEDEVVLNKFMLSESENQELKLKYAMVYGIDESEYDLYPMIFIGKAAFTPSNLEPGALLESMENYSQEEREAKLGEIGALSEDVGQRLTDRYEQFGFLVVLGAGLIDGINPCAFVVLIFLVSYLYYVGRGRNEILVSGLFFAIGIFAAYLLMGTGLLGAVGYIESISRIFQFIFYPAMAIFTGALAILSIVDFYRMKYKNKKAILELSAGLKRKTHEIIRKNARAKTIWIASLVTGILVSFVEFMCTGQVYLPTIVYIINSSGVSGRALGLLVTYNLGFTVPIIAITLIAYFSSSTKKIQEFMTSTQAAAKIKLLMGALFVVFFVIMLNITLKTFNLI